The proteins below are encoded in one region of Candidatus Zixiibacteriota bacterium:
- the nadB gene encoding L-aspartate oxidase, with protein MDRRFDFLIIGSGIAGLFYALKIIKANPKAKIAIITKKGETVSSTNWAQGGIAAVLSGTDSFASHIADTLATGCGLSKKEVVEKVVAWGPSAIEELISYGVQFTKSETLGNLDLGREGGHSANRVAHASDLTGKEIERALLAACRAFPDTIHFFRDHMVVDLILSQSGGLPICAGVHVFSGQDRIFESYYAPVTLLATGGLGHVYFHTSNPRIATGDGIAIAYRAGVSIANLEFIQFHPTTLYSPGRWPFLISEAVRGEGGILKTIDGNPFMREAHERADLAPRDVVARAIDREMKRSGDDYVLLDVSHLDAVFIKDRFPNIYKECLKYGFDITVRPIPVVPSAHYSCGGILSTLSGETELPGLFVAGEVAMSGMHGANRLASNSLLEAVCMAKFAAEKSSQYFHDISFPESPQTENPLFSSLRYPREKVLITYDRQELQRVMSDFVGIVRTIERLELALLKVSQMKKAIENYYFATPATLGVLELRNLATVAELIIRSALRRRESRGLHYLEDIPKMDDAFLGDTIITGRLKAEAS; from the coding sequence ATGGACAGGCGCTTTGACTTTCTTATTATCGGAAGCGGAATCGCCGGTTTGTTTTACGCTCTCAAGATTATCAAGGCAAACCCAAAGGCAAAAATTGCCATCATCACTAAAAAGGGAGAGACCGTTTCCTCGACGAACTGGGCACAAGGCGGCATAGCAGCTGTGCTTTCCGGAACTGATTCTTTTGCATCGCATATTGCTGATACGCTGGCAACAGGTTGCGGCCTGAGTAAAAAAGAAGTGGTCGAAAAAGTTGTTGCGTGGGGGCCATCGGCAATCGAGGAACTTATCTCCTATGGCGTGCAATTTACTAAATCCGAAACATTAGGCAATCTCGATCTTGGGCGCGAAGGCGGTCATTCGGCGAATCGAGTCGCGCATGCCTCCGACCTGACCGGTAAAGAAATTGAGCGCGCTCTGCTGGCGGCGTGCCGGGCATTTCCTGATACTATTCATTTTTTTAGAGATCACATGGTTGTTGATCTGATTCTCTCGCAATCTGGCGGGCTTCCTATTTGCGCCGGTGTGCATGTGTTCTCCGGGCAGGACCGGATATTTGAATCGTATTACGCCCCGGTCACACTTTTGGCGACTGGCGGTCTTGGGCACGTTTATTTTCATACCTCAAATCCCCGCATTGCCACGGGGGATGGAATCGCCATTGCCTACCGTGCCGGGGTATCAATTGCAAATCTTGAGTTCATCCAGTTTCATCCGACAACACTGTACAGCCCCGGACGCTGGCCGTTTCTTATCTCGGAGGCTGTCCGAGGCGAAGGCGGCATTCTCAAAACAATCGACGGCAACCCGTTTATGCGCGAGGCGCATGAACGCGCTGATTTGGCCCCTCGCGATGTGGTGGCAAGAGCAATCGATAGAGAGATGAAGCGAAGCGGGGATGATTATGTCTTGCTCGATGTGAGCCATCTCGATGCTGTCTTTATCAAAGATCGCTTCCCTAATATTTATAAGGAATGTCTCAAATATGGATTCGATATAACTGTCAGGCCGATTCCGGTTGTCCCATCGGCTCACTATTCCTGCGGAGGGATTCTTTCGACCCTCAGCGGTGAAACGGAATTGCCCGGGCTTTTTGTCGCCGGTGAAGTGGCGATGTCAGGAATGCACGGAGCAAACCGGCTGGCATCGAATTCACTTCTTGAAGCCGTATGTATGGCCAAGTTTGCGGCCGAAAAGTCATCGCAGTATTTCCATGATATTTCGTTTCCAGAAAGCCCGCAGACCGAGAATCCCCTATTTTCTTCTTTGCGTTATCCACGAGAAAAGGTTTTAATCACCTATGACCGGCAGGAATTGCAAAGGGTGATGTCAGATTTTGTCGGTATTGTGCGGACAATTGAGCGCTTGGAGCTGGCATTGTTAAAAGTAAGCCAGATGAAGAAGGCGATAGAAAATTATTACTTTGCAACTCCGGCGACGCTTGGGGTGCTGGAACTGCGGAATCTCGCAACTGTTGCAGAGCTTATTATCCGCTCGGCTCTGCGGCGAAGAGAATCGCGCGGATTGCATTACCTCGAGGATATCCCAAAAATGGACGACGCATTTCTTGGTGACACAATTATTACCGGTCGATTGAAAGCAGAGGCCTCGTAA